A window from Zingiber officinale cultivar Zhangliang chromosome 7A, Zo_v1.1, whole genome shotgun sequence encodes these proteins:
- the LOC122002243 gene encoding heavy metal-associated isoprenylated plant protein 37-like — MAFHCQNVEAAELPPHSHYITERKKDAAEQKTKLILQEKRGKKKAVRRAMSKAEDFKLFKIQTVVLKVHIHCDGCKQEVKKLLQKIEGIYTVIIDAEQQKVTVAGDVDSGTLIKKLARSGKHAELWPHKSTSQSNRPSHPQHQQQHLQQHQAKDGKKKNNNWNKGQSDQALIQGLKAFKHQHSTADSFSSDNEDLERDDFDDEDEDDENLGLDLLKKLKLPNNAAGAKKTLHTGGNGNKRPGETYPNRPTGSQYSNMPQAKGLNAAQPNNRMANNGLMGLAALQGHGLQAQHQLGANFSTGFPTAGNHQAPLMVNLQGQGYQNQPSSMMTNSRGMNNPMANINNSSMLMNESRFMQPQVMYNRSPHIPPYTGYYYPCPYYQSLYYNHHPETGGGVGHGDHHPLSDECSSGCVVM; from the exons ATGGCTTTTCACTGCCAGAATGTTGAGGCAGCCGAGCTTCCTCCTCACTCTCACTATAtaaccgagaggaagaaggatgcAGCAGAGCAGAAGACAAAATTAATTTTGCaggagaagagaggaaagaagaaaGCAGTGAGGCGAGCCATGAGCAAAGCTGAAGACTTTAAGCTCTTCAAAATCCAG ACTGTGGTCCTCAAAGTGCACATACATTGTGATGGATGCAAGCAAGAGGTCAAGAAGCTACTTCAGAAAATTGAAG GAATATACACTGTCATCATAGACGCAGAGCAGCAAAAGGTCACGGTCGCAGGGGATGTGGACTCCGGCACCCTGATCAAGAAGCTGGCCAGGTCAGGGAAGCATGCAGAGCTCTGGCCTCACAAGTCCACCAGCCAAAGCAACAGGCCCAGCCACCCACAGCACCAGCAGCAGCACCTGCAGCAACATCAAGCCAAGGatgggaagaagaagaacaacaacTGGAACAAAGGCCAAAGCGACCAAGCCCTCATCCAAGGCCTCAAGGCCTTCAAGCACCAGCACAGCACGGCTGACTCCTTCAGTTCAGACAATGAAGACTTGGAAAGGGACGACTTTGACGatgaggatgaagatgatgaGAATCTGGGCCTTGATCTATTGAAGAAGCTGAAGCTGCCCAATAATGCTGCGGGTGCCAAGAAAACTCTGCACACTGGTGGGAATGGTAACAAAAGGCCTGGGGAAACTTATCCCAATCGACCTACTGGATCGCAGTACTCAAATATGCCACAGGCAAAGGGATTAAATGCTGCACAACCAAACAACAGAATGGCTAATAATGGCCTCATGGGCCTAGCAGCTCTGCAAGGACATGGTCTCCAGGCTCAGCACCAGCTGGGTGCAAACTTTTCCACAGGTTTCCCAACTGCTGGAAATCACCAAGCACCTCTGATGGTGAACTTGCAGGGCCAGGGGTATCAAAACCAACCATCCTCCATGATGACGAACTCGAGGGGGATGAACAACCCCATGGCCAACATCAACAACAGCAGCATGCTGATGAACGAGAGCAGGTTCATGCAACCCCAAGTGATGTACAATAGGTCTCCACACATACCCCCCTACACCGGCTACTACTACCCATGTCCTTACTACCAAAGTCTGTACTATAACCATCATCCAGAGACCGGGGGAGGAGTAGGCCATGGCGATCATCATCCTCTCAGCGATGAATGCAGCAGCGGTTGTGTGGTAATGTAA